The following are encoded together in the Phyllobacterium zundukense genome:
- a CDS encoding ABC transporter substrate-binding protein has translation MISQKPSKSLTRRQVLSASAAGTLAFGIGKYAKAANPTQLTILYTDPALVKHIHEQIAAAFVEKNPGTQVKFNIVPTYDEALAQSLRDGMTGNAPDIAFHGLNNVGLLARRGLLADLDPLISAEHSWEALGYSEGLKDIGRADGKVWGLPFALSTLICYYNDDLVRQAGQAAGTFPSDWSGIVDLASKINASSGGMHFQYQATGNVFLFDLMCSMGTRILSEDRKEVLFDSPEGLRALQVLKKIGQSRGGNDLGSPAARQAFAAGTLGILVDSSSGLTNYLKQAGDRFSIATAAIPLPAGNHASLPSAGNAATIMTKDLEKQKLAWEYVKFASNPESQTILAKNSAYVPVNSKALTDPHLLGNYYKEKPQYETAASMLPYLTGWEAFPGPNSLRIDKEIQEQARAVLTLQREPEEALAAMAKTVRDLIAAG, from the coding sequence ATGATCTCACAAAAACCTAGCAAGTCTCTAACTCGCAGGCAGGTTCTATCGGCGAGTGCAGCTGGTACCTTGGCCTTCGGCATCGGCAAATATGCGAAGGCAGCCAATCCAACCCAGCTCACCATTCTTTATACCGACCCTGCGTTGGTTAAGCACATTCACGAACAGATTGCTGCCGCTTTCGTCGAAAAGAACCCCGGCACCCAAGTCAAGTTCAACATTGTCCCGACTTATGATGAAGCTCTGGCTCAGAGTCTTCGCGACGGCATGACCGGGAATGCCCCGGATATCGCCTTTCACGGTTTGAACAACGTGGGACTGCTTGCCCGGCGAGGACTTCTGGCAGATCTTGATCCCTTGATCAGCGCAGAACATTCCTGGGAAGCACTGGGTTACTCGGAAGGACTGAAGGACATCGGTCGTGCGGACGGCAAGGTCTGGGGGCTCCCATTCGCGCTGTCGACCCTGATCTGTTATTACAACGATGATCTGGTGCGGCAAGCTGGACAGGCCGCAGGAACATTCCCTTCTGATTGGTCCGGAATCGTCGACCTGGCCTCGAAGATCAATGCTTCCTCGGGTGGAATGCACTTCCAGTACCAAGCGACCGGCAATGTCTTCCTGTTCGATCTCATGTGCAGTATGGGTACTAGGATCCTCAGCGAAGACAGGAAAGAGGTCCTTTTCGACTCGCCAGAGGGGCTCCGCGCCTTGCAGGTTCTTAAGAAGATCGGTCAGTCGAGAGGCGGCAATGACCTCGGCTCACCGGCAGCTCGGCAGGCTTTTGCCGCTGGGACTTTGGGCATCCTCGTCGATAGCTCGTCAGGATTGACAAACTATCTGAAGCAAGCAGGAGACCGGTTTTCCATTGCGACAGCCGCCATTCCGCTGCCAGCTGGCAACCACGCCAGCCTGCCCTCAGCTGGAAATGCCGCTACGATCATGACGAAAGATCTAGAAAAGCAGAAGCTGGCTTGGGAGTATGTGAAATTCGCGTCGAATCCGGAAAGCCAGACAATACTGGCGAAGAACAGTGCCTATGTTCCGGTCAATTCGAAGGCCCTAACAGACCCTCACCTACTTGGCAACTATTACAAGGAGAAGCCGCAGTATGAGACTGCAGCATCCATGCTGCCATATCTGACGGGATGGGAAGCCTTCCCTGGACCCAACTCGCTCCGCATTGATAAAGAAATCCAAGAACAGGCGCGTGCCGTTCTCACGCTGCAGCGGGAGCCTGAAGAGGCTTTGGCAGCAATGGCTAAGACCGTCCGCGACCTGATCGCGGCCGGCTAA
- a CDS encoding metallophosphoesterase has product MKVVVVSDTHFIVPGEAVQGIDSNDRLQTCVKEINRLAGDADVCVVMGDLVDRPSGEAYRLFFSHFDCLKMPVQFLIGNHDDRGVFLESVPVASADANGFVQSALETDNALLLFLDTHNPGSNSGDYGPEKLQWLNSKLTSAPDKSAYIFMHHPPFRTGFFIDHSKVEHSDALLNTIHAAGNVRHIFIGHTHRAASGHWNGVTWTTLQGLVNENDFELLPGKPNYRNGPAQKGILLINGGESVLHFHDILNPYPIIAHSGRSIREPSGGPSS; this is encoded by the coding sequence GTGAAAGTCGTTGTTGTTTCGGATACCCATTTCATAGTTCCTGGCGAGGCCGTTCAAGGTATCGATAGCAACGATCGCTTGCAAACCTGCGTGAAAGAAATCAACCGACTAGCGGGGGATGCTGATGTTTGCGTCGTCATGGGTGACCTGGTCGACAGACCCAGCGGGGAAGCCTATCGATTGTTTTTTAGTCACTTCGATTGCTTGAAAATGCCGGTTCAATTCCTGATCGGCAATCACGACGACCGTGGCGTGTTCCTCGAAAGCGTGCCGGTCGCCTCGGCAGATGCGAACGGTTTTGTTCAAAGTGCGCTCGAAACCGACAATGCCCTGCTTCTGTTTCTCGACACCCACAATCCCGGATCCAACTCGGGAGATTACGGGCCGGAGAAATTGCAGTGGCTCAATTCCAAGCTAACATCTGCGCCGGACAAATCAGCTTACATTTTCATGCACCATCCGCCATTTCGAACCGGCTTCTTCATCGATCATTCCAAAGTGGAACATTCGGATGCGCTCCTGAACACGATTCACGCGGCCGGCAATGTGCGGCATATTTTCATCGGCCACACGCACCGAGCAGCTTCCGGCCATTGGAACGGAGTCACTTGGACCACACTGCAAGGTCTAGTGAACGAAAACGACTTCGAACTGCTCCCGGGTAAGCCAAACTATCGCAATGGACCTGCGCAAAAAGGAATTCTGCTGATCAACGGCGGGGAAAGCGTACTTCACTTCCACGACATCCTGAATCCCTATCCGATAATCGCGCACAGCGGTCGCTCAATTCGGGAGCCTAGCGGCGGCCCTTCTTCCTGA
- a CDS encoding alanine racemase, whose product METTRTELVGTPQVVSQIDPTRPNWMEIDLGALDHNFHSLRKILGPDVRIHPSVKSAAYGLGVSEIARRLVSLGAETISCGSYEDARAVRGAGLADIGVVVFGSTLPAGIPSYLALDVMPTVHNFEIAEAVSSYASRPSRVYIKVDAGWGRLGFPIWRAEQAILRVARMQNIVIEGIYTHLPFSNAEGACWAQERTTLFDELIERLRKKGLSVPVTQARSSSGVLYGIKDKCNAVAPGSILYGKPSLADGVVDFSDFKSILVSIRSHLIHVSPDAADKTPGVFSRFAHQVTGATGVIPFGRKDGNRAPRPGQTACMIVKGVKVPVLSISSEQAVLDLSSVSDPKAGDEVIILGRSETEEITLADLARWQDTSMNDVLLMMRGRMPLLITK is encoded by the coding sequence ATGGAAACAACAAGGACTGAGCTCGTCGGAACACCTCAAGTAGTGTCCCAAATCGATCCCACCCGCCCCAACTGGATGGAGATTGATCTCGGTGCATTGGATCATAATTTCCACTCGCTGCGGAAGATCTTGGGCCCAGATGTGCGAATTCACCCTTCCGTCAAGAGCGCGGCTTATGGGCTGGGAGTTTCCGAAATCGCGCGTCGCTTGGTGAGCCTCGGAGCTGAGACAATTTCTTGCGGGTCATACGAGGACGCGAGAGCTGTTCGTGGGGCGGGGCTTGCCGACATCGGCGTCGTTGTATTCGGCAGCACGTTGCCAGCCGGCATTCCCAGTTATCTCGCCCTCGATGTGATGCCGACGGTTCATAATTTCGAGATCGCGGAAGCAGTTTCATCTTACGCGAGCCGCCCGAGCCGCGTGTATATCAAGGTGGACGCCGGTTGGGGCAGGCTCGGATTTCCAATTTGGAGAGCCGAGCAGGCGATACTCCGTGTCGCGCGGATGCAGAATATCGTGATTGAAGGCATCTACACGCATTTGCCGTTCAGCAATGCAGAGGGCGCATGCTGGGCGCAGGAGCGGACAACGTTGTTCGATGAGCTCATCGAGCGTCTGCGAAAGAAAGGCCTGTCGGTGCCAGTTACACAAGCTCGTTCCAGTTCCGGCGTGTTGTACGGCATTAAAGACAAGTGCAACGCCGTTGCCCCAGGAAGCATCCTCTATGGAAAGCCGTCATTGGCAGACGGTGTTGTCGATTTCTCAGATTTCAAGTCCATTCTTGTAAGTATTCGCTCACATCTCATCCACGTCTCTCCGGACGCAGCTGACAAAACCCCGGGAGTGTTCAGCCGCTTCGCCCATCAGGTGACTGGCGCAACAGGTGTTATTCCCTTCGGACGAAAGGACGGAAACCGGGCGCCGCGCCCAGGGCAGACCGCTTGCATGATCGTTAAGGGCGTCAAGGTTCCTGTTCTTTCCATTTCCTCTGAACAGGCGGTTCTCGACCTTTCGTCTGTGTCGGACCCGAAAGCAGGAGACGAAGTGATCATCCTCGGTCGTAGTGAAACGGAGGAAATCACGCTCGCAGACCTCGCACGCTGGCAGGATACGAGCATGAACGACGTTCTGCTGATGATGCGAGGACGGATGCCTCTGCTCATCACCAAGTGA
- a CDS encoding PLP-dependent aminotransferase family protein, producing MVLDLTLAKAPLPTFAGNELARTLMEIVAEGKVDYLLKGHRYAGTVEDRKAGAKWLAPRFESELSDDRVIVTNGTKSAVLSLLSHLLSAGDLVATEELSSLGIWSIPEILGLRHVGLECDPQGIVPAAFQEQCEREAPKVLFTVPTLNNPTTQTMSEQRRREIAEIARGFGVTVVEDDICGRFKSEGPFAIASLAPDITWLASGLAKCVGSGVRTGYIVAPSAEDAQRFVSRFRALSSWHPAPLMAEVATRWINGGAAERIFAAVRAELALRQECAARVFVDDDIRSDPASLFVWLPLSDPRGDDAVVEAIRQKHVVTRSVGIYAVQPNSAPRALRICVGSPETVGQLEEALTIVRESIRA from the coding sequence ATGGTCCTCGACCTTACTCTAGCAAAAGCGCCGCTGCCAACATTCGCAGGCAACGAGCTCGCACGCACCCTTATGGAAATAGTGGCTGAAGGGAAAGTTGATTATCTTCTGAAAGGCCATCGATATGCCGGCACGGTTGAGGACCGCAAAGCTGGCGCCAAATGGCTGGCACCCCGTTTCGAAAGCGAACTGTCGGACGATAGAGTTATTGTCACCAATGGAACCAAATCTGCCGTGCTCAGCCTGCTTTCGCACTTGCTCTCAGCTGGCGACCTGGTAGCCACTGAAGAGCTCAGCAGCCTGGGGATCTGGTCCATTCCGGAAATTCTGGGGCTACGCCACGTCGGCTTGGAATGCGATCCTCAGGGCATAGTCCCTGCCGCTTTCCAGGAGCAATGCGAGCGGGAGGCGCCAAAAGTGCTTTTTACGGTTCCGACGCTCAACAATCCGACAACTCAAACGATGTCGGAACAGAGGCGCCGGGAAATCGCTGAAATTGCCCGCGGATTTGGGGTCACGGTGGTCGAAGATGACATCTGCGGCCGTTTCAAGAGTGAGGGACCTTTCGCAATTGCATCACTTGCTCCTGACATCACCTGGCTTGCAAGTGGTTTGGCAAAATGCGTTGGCTCTGGCGTGAGGACCGGTTATATTGTGGCGCCAAGCGCAGAGGACGCTCAACGTTTCGTCTCGCGGTTTAGAGCGTTGTCGAGCTGGCATCCCGCGCCGCTGATGGCGGAAGTCGCCACGCGCTGGATTAACGGCGGAGCCGCCGAAAGGATATTCGCAGCGGTCCGTGCCGAACTTGCCCTTCGCCAGGAATGCGCAGCTCGCGTGTTCGTCGATGACGACATTCGTTCCGACCCCGCAAGTCTCTTTGTCTGGCTTCCACTGTCAGATCCGCGAGGTGATGACGCCGTTGTCGAAGCTATTCGACAAAAACATGTCGTCACCCGCTCAGTTGGTATCTACGCGGTACAGCCAAATTCTGCGCCTCGGGCGTTGCGGATATGTGTCGGCTCTCCGGAGACCGTTGGGCAGTTGGAGGAGGCCCTTACTATAGTGAGGGAATCCATCCGTGCCTAA
- a CDS encoding extracellular solute-binding protein, which yields MLRDIGESGHIEMQSNQAAQAFASGSLGILMRSSVNTRRILDQVGPKFPVVAKSIPIASADGKLPVGGKAVVMLAKDQSKQDAAWKFLKFVVAEEGQMQMATASGYAPVNDAALATLQNTIYKDKPAYQITPSVLPRIVRWDSFPGANAVKAVDAVRNHMQQVITLKVKPDEALSDLAKDVRGMIKQ from the coding sequence CTGCTCCGCGATATTGGGGAGTCCGGGCACATCGAGATGCAGTCGAACCAGGCCGCACAGGCCTTCGCCTCCGGCTCGCTCGGCATACTCATGAGGTCGAGCGTGAACACGAGACGCATACTTGACCAGGTGGGACCCAAATTTCCGGTTGTTGCCAAGTCCATTCCGATCGCAAGTGCCGATGGCAAGCTCCCCGTGGGCGGCAAAGCTGTTGTCATGCTGGCGAAGGATCAATCAAAGCAGGACGCGGCTTGGAAATTTCTGAAATTCGTCGTGGCGGAAGAAGGCCAGATGCAGATGGCGACCGCGTCGGGATACGCACCGGTCAATGATGCAGCGCTCGCTACACTGCAAAACACGATCTACAAGGATAAGCCTGCCTATCAGATCACACCGTCAGTATTGCCGCGGATTGTCAGATGGGATTCCTTCCCCGGCGCGAATGCGGTGAAGGCCGTCGACGCCGTGCGCAACCACATGCAGCAGGTCATCACCCTCAAGGTCAAGCCCGATGAAGCGCTCTCGGACCTCGCCAAGGATGTCCGCGGCATGATCAAGCAATAA
- a CDS encoding extracellular solute-binding protein encodes MHLQNVKNTLKVTMALLSVLYGSEVHADQMKLRIISGQPAEIYTAVAKKFMEANPDISVAIETVANDEEMIQALLRGKIVGDIPDVAFPGFQALGVFSENGLNTNLDDFIARDASFKSLAIQPKMIDLASYRGHVVGLPFGVSSPVFYFNADLVQKAGFDPNNIPADWDSILKISKAITALEGHPSGMYFDYYNVSGGQSFALLVLGEGGSFSRLTATMLPSMDPLAVRHSNCSAILGSPGTSRCSRTRPHRPSPPARSAYS; translated from the coding sequence ATGCATCTTCAGAATGTGAAGAACACGTTGAAAGTCACTATGGCGTTACTTTCGGTACTCTATGGCTCCGAGGTTCACGCCGATCAAATGAAACTCAGAATTATTAGTGGCCAACCTGCTGAAATCTATACGGCCGTCGCTAAGAAATTCATGGAAGCGAACCCCGATATTTCGGTGGCGATCGAAACCGTCGCCAATGACGAGGAGATGATCCAGGCCCTCCTGCGCGGCAAGATCGTCGGAGATATCCCGGACGTCGCTTTCCCCGGCTTCCAGGCTCTCGGCGTCTTCTCCGAGAACGGATTAAACACGAACTTGGACGATTTCATCGCCCGCGACGCCTCGTTCAAATCTCTTGCTATCCAGCCGAAGATGATCGATCTGGCATCCTACCGCGGGCATGTCGTCGGACTGCCTTTCGGCGTCTCTTCGCCGGTCTTCTACTTCAACGCCGATCTGGTTCAGAAGGCCGGCTTTGATCCCAACAACATTCCAGCAGACTGGGATTCCATACTAAAGATCTCCAAAGCCATCACCGCGCTGGAGGGCCATCCGTCCGGCATGTACTTCGATTACTATAACGTGAGCGGCGGCCAGTCCTTCGCGTTATTGGTCCTCGGAGAGGGGGGCAGCTTCTCACGCCTGACCGCGACGATGTTGCCTTCGATGGACCCGCTGGCCGTAAGGCATTCGAACTGCTCCGCGATATTGGGGAGTCCGGGCACATCGAGATGCAGTCGAACCAGGCCGCACAGGCCTTCGCCTCCGGCTCGCTCGGCATACTCATGA
- a CDS encoding amidohydrolase family protein, with protein sequence MTATSSGSQGYILAQGTGISDGRLNIPIIDTHVHLCDPARFTYRWADEHPGHLRKCYVADVFETVKSPQLERFIFVEAAADWQHVRGELTFASEQAAIDPRLAGFVAAINMEADPDNEASIAALAAFPLVRGIRLLSRFARDPRFFLRNDISRLLGGLSDLGLTCEIGVWSTGINDVTEIVARCPRTLFIITHAGKPSIISGAFDRWADDLARLAQLPNVVCKLSGLATLGADGRALTDDVSRHFAHAYEVFGAKRTLFGSDWPTITSEVHYQRWIEVIRMSLKGASSSDELAVFRDNAVAVYRLSDQALTTEIVM encoded by the coding sequence ATGACCGCGACCTCAAGTGGATCGCAAGGATACATATTGGCGCAAGGGACTGGAATTTCTGATGGGCGTTTGAATATTCCCATCATCGACACCCATGTTCACCTTTGTGATCCTGCCCGGTTCACCTATCGCTGGGCTGACGAGCATCCGGGTCATCTCAGGAAGTGTTACGTCGCCGACGTTTTCGAGACCGTAAAGTCCCCTCAACTGGAACGGTTTATCTTCGTCGAGGCTGCGGCCGACTGGCAACACGTTCGAGGGGAATTGACATTCGCATCCGAGCAGGCTGCGATTGACCCACGTTTGGCGGGTTTCGTCGCCGCCATCAACATGGAGGCCGATCCAGATAACGAAGCTTCGATCGCAGCTCTAGCGGCTTTTCCCTTGGTTAGAGGCATCCGTTTGCTGAGCAGATTTGCCCGCGATCCGAGATTCTTCCTGCGAAACGATATTTCGCGGCTGCTTGGCGGTCTGTCCGATCTGGGATTGACATGCGAGATCGGCGTATGGTCGACGGGCATCAACGACGTGACGGAGATTGTCGCAAGGTGCCCGCGAACCTTGTTCATAATCACGCATGCCGGAAAGCCAAGCATTATCAGCGGTGCCTTTGATCGATGGGCGGATGATCTCGCGCGTCTTGCACAGCTGCCCAACGTGGTGTGCAAGCTTTCCGGTTTGGCGACCCTCGGTGCTGACGGGCGTGCGCTCACCGATGACGTATCGCGGCATTTTGCACATGCCTACGAGGTTTTCGGCGCCAAACGTACCCTGTTCGGAAGTGACTGGCCGACCATAACGTCCGAGGTTCATTACCAACGATGGATCGAGGTCATACGCATGTCGCTCAAAGGCGCTTCGTCGAGCGACGAATTAGCAGTGTTCCGTGACAATGCGGTTGCAGTCTACCGCTTGAGCGACCAAGCACTGACGACTGAAATAGTCATGTAA
- a CDS encoding extracellular solute-binding protein produces MQLLPIVIASVICLSTLSAQAKAETEISVLYPIPYTFSKLQEEIARKFMEAHPDIKIKLEAPAEHYAHAVQQILRSTLTKDTPDVAYIGLDMLRPLAERGLPVDLDAFAKADGGLRQLGYKASVVSLGQINGTTYALPFAVSTPILYVNADLVTAAGGSIDNFPTTWDGVLALGKKIKALPGAPGGFSFQWDSSGNWLVQALANSQGGHMTSEDGCDVLFDSKAGNWAFSILEKFYTEGMEYLTYKQSRAAFDAGKMGIVAGSTSYVAQADTAIGDKFTFRTFPWPDIARDGRLPTGGASAVILTRDKEKQQAAWEYLKFATGPVGQTLMATQTGYGPGNRLPVDEPTMLGNYYKDHPNQLTSVNQMAIAQPWESWAGPNGMKINAVINNKVEGFVSGGLKVSNVLPKLAEEVRGLLPAECSAAK; encoded by the coding sequence ATGCAACTGCTACCAATAGTTATCGCAAGCGTAATATGTCTTTCGACGCTCTCTGCACAGGCAAAAGCTGAAACAGAAATATCAGTTCTATACCCGATCCCCTACACCTTCTCCAAACTCCAGGAAGAAATTGCCAGGAAGTTCATGGAGGCACATCCAGACATCAAGATCAAATTAGAGGCACCGGCGGAACATTATGCTCACGCAGTGCAGCAGATACTTCGTTCCACGCTCACAAAAGACACGCCTGACGTTGCCTATATCGGGCTCGATATGCTTCGGCCGTTGGCGGAGAGGGGCCTGCCAGTTGACTTGGACGCATTCGCCAAAGCTGACGGGGGGCTTCGACAGCTGGGATATAAGGCGTCCGTCGTCTCGCTCGGCCAGATCAATGGCACCACCTACGCGCTTCCATTCGCAGTTTCGACCCCAATTCTCTACGTCAATGCAGATCTCGTCACGGCGGCCGGCGGCTCCATCGATAACTTTCCCACGACCTGGGACGGTGTTCTGGCCCTCGGAAAGAAGATCAAAGCGTTGCCGGGTGCTCCAGGCGGCTTTTCGTTCCAGTGGGACAGCTCGGGAAATTGGCTTGTCCAGGCCCTCGCAAACAGCCAAGGCGGTCACATGACCAGCGAAGACGGCTGCGATGTGTTGTTCGACAGCAAGGCCGGCAACTGGGCTTTTTCCATTCTTGAGAAGTTCTACACCGAGGGCATGGAATACCTGACATATAAACAAAGCCGAGCAGCATTCGACGCTGGCAAGATGGGAATTGTGGCCGGTTCCACATCCTACGTAGCTCAAGCAGACACCGCTATCGGCGACAAGTTTACATTCCGTACATTCCCTTGGCCCGACATTGCCAGGGACGGCCGCCTCCCCACCGGTGGGGCGAGCGCCGTCATTCTGACGCGAGACAAGGAAAAGCAACAAGCCGCCTGGGAATATCTGAAATTTGCGACCGGGCCCGTCGGTCAGACTCTAATGGCGACACAGACTGGATACGGCCCGGGTAATCGGCTCCCCGTCGACGAACCGACTATGCTCGGCAATTATTACAAAGACCATCCCAACCAACTGACGAGCGTCAATCAAATGGCCATCGCTCAACCATGGGAATCCTGGGCGGGTCCGAACGGAATGAAGATCAACGCCGTGATCAATAACAAGGTCGAGGGTTTCGTCAGCGGCGGCCTGAAAGTTTCCAACGTCCTGCCGAAGCTGGCCGAGGAGGTTCGCGGATTGCTGCCAGCCGAGTGCTCTGCTGCCAAATGA
- a CDS encoding carbohydrate ABC transporter permease, protein MSTQRLVSPSAIMRQAALLITGALILIPFVWMVSLSIKPPGEIFRASFSFWPQQFYGIENYTKALTEAPLPQYMFNGVFVCAIIVLLQVLVCAPAAYALAKLDFPGKNLLFGMVLIALILPHEVLALPLFILGYQIGILNTYAALIFPYIVSPFGIFLFRQFFKTIPDDVIHAARLDGLSELAIVWKIMVPMALPAIIAFGIFSVVSHWNSLFWPLIAVRDQSLMPPPLGIMAFKNEEAGNDYGPLMAASSLVVAPLIIAFLCAQKWFVEGLTGGAVK, encoded by the coding sequence ATGAGCACACAACGCCTTGTCTCCCCATCGGCGATCATGCGCCAGGCCGCGTTACTGATCACAGGAGCGTTAATTCTCATCCCCTTCGTGTGGATGGTCTCGCTGTCGATCAAGCCGCCGGGCGAGATCTTCCGCGCCTCCTTCAGCTTCTGGCCGCAGCAGTTCTACGGCATCGAGAACTATACCAAGGCGCTGACCGAGGCGCCGTTGCCGCAATACATGTTCAACGGCGTCTTCGTCTGCGCCATCATCGTCCTGCTGCAGGTCCTCGTCTGCGCGCCTGCGGCCTATGCGCTGGCCAAGCTCGACTTTCCCGGCAAGAACCTGCTGTTCGGCATGGTGCTGATCGCGCTGATCCTGCCGCATGAGGTGCTGGCCCTGCCGCTGTTCATCCTCGGCTACCAGATCGGCATCCTCAACACTTATGCAGCGCTGATCTTCCCTTATATCGTCTCGCCCTTCGGCATCTTCCTGTTCCGCCAGTTCTTCAAGACGATCCCCGACGACGTCATCCATGCCGCCCGCCTCGACGGCCTGTCGGAGCTCGCCATCGTCTGGAAGATCATGGTGCCCATGGCGCTGCCGGCGATCATCGCGTTCGGCATCTTCTCGGTCGTCTCCCACTGGAACAGCCTCTTCTGGCCGCTGATCGCGGTACGCGACCAGTCCCTCATGCCGCCGCCGCTCGGCATCATGGCCTTCAAGAACGAGGAAGCCGGCAACGACTACGGACCGCTCATGGCCGCCTCAAGTCTCGTTGTCGCTCCCCTCATCATCGCTTTCCTCTGCGCCCAAAAATGGTTCGTCGAAGGGCTCACAGGTGGAGCGGTGAAATGA
- a CDS encoding carbohydrate ABC transporter permease, which translates to MSSAVTTAIKPAGSSADRHGARKALRNHRLAETFAAWSLAGPALVLLVALFFLPVFAVFGIALTDWQFGASNLSFVGLGNFKEVFADEGFRASLVNTILYVVIVVPGTIILGLVIALLIESGKSFRAFYRAIHFLPFMATLTAMAIAWEALLHPTIGLVNQTLVGLGLPTANWLRDENTVLPVLAVIGIWQNLGYAMVLFLAGLKSIPQDLYDAADIDGADLWLDRLRTVTLPMLGPVSMFVFIVVALRAFETFDTVQVLTQGGPGHASEMLLYTLYRESFEYLRTGYGASVAVVFLLIVVALTLIQARVMDKRVHYQ; encoded by the coding sequence ATGAGCAGCGCCGTTACCACCGCAATCAAACCTGCCGGCTCTTCGGCAGACCGGCACGGCGCCCGCAAGGCGCTGCGCAATCACAGGCTCGCTGAAACATTCGCGGCCTGGTCATTGGCCGGACCGGCGCTCGTCCTGCTTGTCGCCCTGTTCTTCCTGCCGGTCTTTGCCGTCTTTGGCATTGCCCTCACCGACTGGCAGTTCGGCGCCAGCAATCTCTCTTTCGTCGGGCTCGGCAACTTCAAAGAGGTCTTCGCCGACGAAGGTTTCCGCGCTTCACTGGTCAATACCATCCTCTATGTCGTGATCGTCGTGCCCGGCACAATCATCCTCGGCCTTGTGATTGCGCTCTTGATCGAAAGCGGCAAGTCCTTTCGCGCCTTCTACCGTGCCATCCACTTCCTGCCGTTCATGGCGACGCTGACGGCCATGGCGATTGCCTGGGAGGCGCTGCTGCATCCAACCATCGGCCTCGTCAACCAGACGCTCGTCGGCCTCGGCCTGCCGACCGCCAACTGGCTGCGCGACGAGAACACGGTGCTGCCGGTGCTCGCCGTCATCGGCATTTGGCAGAACCTCGGCTACGCCATGGTGCTCTTCCTCGCCGGGCTCAAGTCGATCCCGCAGGACCTCTATGACGCTGCCGACATCGACGGAGCCGACCTTTGGCTCGACCGGCTGCGCACCGTCACCCTGCCCATGCTTGGGCCGGTCTCCATGTTTGTCTTCATCGTCGTGGCGCTCCGGGCCTTCGAGACCTTCGATACCGTGCAGGTTCTGACGCAAGGCGGACCCGGCCATGCTTCCGAGATGCTGCTCTACACCCTCTATCGCGAGAGCTTCGAGTACCTGCGCACCGGCTATGGCGCCTCGGTTGCCGTCGTCTTCCTCTTGATCGTCGTCGCGCTGACCCTCATCCAGGCCCGCGTCATGGACAAAAGGGTCCACTACCAATGA